The Infirmifilum lucidum DNA segment TTGAGAAGGGTCCTGTAGAGAAGGTTCTAGGCGAGCCCCTCCACCCCTACACGACTGCCCTCCTAGAGTCACTCGCAGAGCCAGATCTAGAGAAGAGGGCTAAGTGGCTCAACAGAGTAGAACTAGGAGGTATTGAGGAGAAAGAGTTCGTGGCCGGCGGGTGCAGGTATAGGCACAGGTGCCCTCTGGCATTCGAGAAGTGCTCCCAGGAGCCTCCTATGGTTTTCGTTAAAGATAGAGGTGTGTATGTTAAGTGTTGGCTCTACGCGTAGCGACAAGGTCACTCTACGGCGGCTGGTCTATACTGGGTGCGTCTGTGCCCACAGTGTTCACTCCCTTGTCGGCTAGTAGCCTGGACGCGCCCCTCCCCGAGCCCTGGGTGGTCGAACCAGTCTGGCTTCCCGGCCTTGGAGTCGTAGCCCGTCAGGAAGAGCACGACCTATCCTGGGCCCAGCTCGTCCAGAACTCCGGCAAGCCTCTCCTCGAGGACTCCGACTCCTATTTCGGCCCTCTGCGGCAGATCCTGCACGTCCACCACGACCCACGTCCCCGTGAACCTCTCGAGCGGCACGGCGTCGATTGTCTCGGCGTTCTCCACGAAGTGGGCTGGCGAGTCGACGTGAGTCGAGGTGTGCTCCATGAGCTGTAGGAGGTTAGGGTAGTAGCCGTTCCCGCGTGTAGTGATCCACGTGTAGACGATAGGGGTGGGTATCCCGGGAAGACGGGAGTCCCCGTTCTGATCTCCATCGTGGGGTCTACAATCTTCCTGGGCGTAATGTAGTAAGCTCTTCGGGTATTATAAGCTTGCGGAGGCTTGAACTGGGATGTTGAGGTGAAGTGGGCTGTCCTGTAGTCAGGCTTATAAGCTGAGCGGTGGCTGTTAATCGTAGTGATGCTGAGTAGAGAGGCCCTGAAGGCGGAGATCCTCAGGCTACTCTAGGAGGACAGGGAGTTCCGGTACGCCGTAGCCGGCTTGGTAGGAGTGAAGGAGATTCTCGATAGGCTCGAGGAAAACACGCAGGTGACCAAGGCCCTCCAGGAGCAAGTGGCCGAGCACTCGAGGGTGATAGCCGAGCACACCAGAGCCATACGGGATCTTTACAGGCTAGTCTCCGCGCTGGGCGCTAGGTGGGGTTTGCTCAGCGAGGAGGCTTTCCGGCTGGCGATGGCTGACCTCCTGCAAGGCTTCGGCGGGAGAGTCGAGGAGTGGGTCTCATACAACGAGGAGGGCCTCGTCTACGGGCAACCCTCCCCCGTCGAGGTAGACCTCGTAGTCAGGGACGGGGAGCACATACTCGTAGAAGTGAAGTCTAGTGTCTCGCGGGGCGACGTGTACGAGTTCTGGCGCGTCGCCCAGTTCTACGAGAGGAAGACTGGCATAAAGCCCAGGCTTGTCATAGTCTCACCCTCTGTCGACAGCAGGGCCCAGCAAGCCGCCGAGAGGCTGGGAATCAAGGTGCTGTCTGGGGCGGAGGGCGTGTAGTCTCTCCTTCCTAGCTCTCGGACTAAGCCCAGCTATGTGTGTAGCGAAGTGCCGTTCCTGTTTCCAGTTCCTGGGGGCGTGCCTCTACCTCAGCAAACAGCTTATGCTTCATCCCTGTACGGTCAGGGGCCGTAGGTTCATCACTGTATATCTAGCGGTAGGAGGGCTCTTATTTCTTTACCGGAGGAGAAAAGCTAAATCCCTCCAATACTCTCTAATTCCTGGCGATGAGGCCTGGGGACCTCACTGAGGAGTGATGAGGCCGATTTGTGCCGATATGCTAGGGGACTAGCTCGTAGGAGTCCCCGCGGTGCAGGAAGAGCCTCGCGCCGGGGTGCAGCCTCCTCGCGGCCTCGAGCACGCCTGGCTCGTCGTCGTGGACTTCGGCGACATCGGGTATCCTCGCGAGCACGCTTGCCTTGAACTCGACGTCCCTCCTCCTGTCGCCCCTCGGCCTCATGCTCAGTATGACCTTCTCGACTGGGACGCCGAAGCCCGAGAGCTCCCGTAGGGTCACCCTGTAGAGCCTGTACGGCCTGCCGGTCAGCACGAGCACGACGCCCCTCCCCAACCTGTCAAGCAGTAGCCTGATCCCGACCTCGCGCGGCCTGTCTAGCGCGAGGAGCTCCTCCGACAGGAACAACTCCCAGAACCTCTGCCTGGCCCAGGGCTCGAGCTCGTCCGGGGAGGACGCGCCCCTAGCCCCGACTCTCTCGAGGGCCTCCCGTAGGCGCTCGCTCGCGTCCACTAGGACGCCGTCCACGTCGAAGACATACACCCTGCCCGGCGGGAGCAACATACAGTACCAGACCCTCCACCAGGTATTTAATCTGGCGTGGAGTAGGTATCACGTGGCGGGGAGGCTAATAGCGGCAAACGTGGCCCTCCTTACCCTGTTGTTTGTGATCCTCTCCTTCATCCACGACATCTACTACCCAGAGGCCCCCCGCGGCGCAAGCACCGCAAGCCATGGTGCTACGCCCATCAACGGGAGCCTCGAGATTGAGGACGTGGAGTACGCGCTCCTCCAGGTCAACGACACGTACCAGGCGCACTTCCTGCTACAGGACTGCTCGGCTGAACGGGCAGTCGTCAACTTTACAGCAGTGCACGTCTTGACGGGGGAGGAGTACGCCGCCGCGTACGTCGTCAGGGGGAACGCCTGGAGCACCCCCGTATTCAGGGCCGGCAGGAGCGGCGTCTACAGGCTTCAGGCTAGAGTCGCGCTCGAGGGGGTCTCGGGCGGCCCCTGCGACGTCACGGTCAGGCACCTCACTAACCAGTCTCGTAGGGAGGCGTACCTCGGGAGCTACGTGCAGCTAGCCTTACTGATCGCCTCTACCATACTCGTGGTGGACTCCTATGCCCTACTCAGGCGCAAGTAGGAAGCTAGAGCTCCTGAAGTGGTACCTCAACTACCTCTACGCCTGGTCCACGCTCTTCGCGATGTTCGCGGTCTACGTGCACCTGTACAACAGGTTTAAAACGGACGTGGGCTACTCGGGCTGTGTCTGGTGCATACTGCTCGAAGCGTCTACGAGCCCGGCAGAGTACTTCCTCTTCATAATACACGTCATACTCTTAACTGCCGTCTACTTCGGCTACGACGCGGAAGAGGGTTTCGAGTACGTGAGGTACCTGGCGGGCACCGGGAGGGCTGCGGCTCTCGCCCTGAAACTAGCCCTGGTAGGCTTCGCGTGCTCTACACCGCTCATAGCGGCTAAGGTCTTCATGGGCATAGTATGGGAGCCCTACGCGGCAACGATCCCGGTAGAGATGCTGGAGCAAGTCGCGGGCCTGGCTTTAAAGCTGTTCTTCTTCTCGGTGTACATATCCTCCTTCGCCGCACTAGTGGCGCAAGTTTTGAGGAAGACGTCCTACACTATCTGGGCCCTCTCGACGTACTTCTACGTCTTCGAGACTATAAACCCCTACCAGCCGTGGTCCCCCCTAAACGCACCCTACATGTACTACGTCGTTGTGTTGCCACAGTCCTCTATAGCCGAAGTAATACAGCAATTCTTCCCGAACGTCCTCGTCTTCATGCTCGCCCTCGCCGCGCTCTACGTCGTGTACTCGAGGGGTGAGGTGAAGTGGAGGTAGTCGTGGCCGAGCACCTCTGGAAGAGGTTTGGGCCGACAGTGGCGCTCAGAGACGTCTCGCTGAGAGTCGAGGAGGGGGTCTACTTGCTCCTGGGCCCGAACGGATCCGGGAAGTCCACAATGCTTAAACTCGTAGTCGGCTTCTTGAAGCCCACGCGTGGACGCATAACAGTCCTCGGGTACACCCCGTGGCGCGACTACACGAGGCTGGGGGAGAGGGTCGCGTACGCCTTCGAGGGGATGCCGCTCCCCTGGTGGATGACGGGGAGGGAGTTCGTCGAGGGCTACTGCAGGCTGAGGGGCTGCGACGACGAGATGCTGGCGCAGGCATGCGGGAGGCTCGGAGTGCTGGACTACTGGGATAGGCCGATCTTCGGCTACTCCAGCGGGATGAAGAAGAAACTCCTACTCCTCATGGCGCTCGCCGCAAGAGCAGACCTATACGTCCTGGACGAGCCCTTCACGCTCCTCGACAGGAAGTCTCTGGAGGAGACATGCAGCCTCATAGCACAGCTCCCGGGCAAGGCCACATTAATCGCGACCCACATCATACCCGACCCCGTGAAGGAAACGAAGCCCTCCGTGATCGAGTTCTACGAGGGGACAATCACTAACGTCAGGAGGGAGTAGCCCTACTAAGGTGCGACTCTATTGGAGGAAAAATAAATAAGATGTTAGTACAATAGCATGTGACGGGAGTGCCGGGGCAGAGGCTCGTGATCTCAGTACTCGCGCTACTAATGTTCTCGGCCGCGGCCTTCGCAACGACGTGCAGTAGGGGCGTTGAAACATGGTCTGCCATACTCTCAGCACACGCATCAATAACTGGTAGCAGCCCCTACTCTGCGACAGGCTACGCTGCGGGCGTCGCCCGTGGAACTGATCTTGGGTGTATACTATGTCCTCTGCTTCGCGCTAATTTTGCAATAATTACTTTGGGATCTGAGTTTGAAAGACCTCGGGATTCGTGGGGTCTTTTGTGTCCAGGGCACCAAGCGCGGTGGAGCTCTACAGGGGCTATTGGTAGCTGGGTCTATGCTTACACTTACACTCCTTGTGGCAATAAGGGGGTAGAAGTCACGGCATTCCTCTCGGGGTATTGTGCCACGTCGGTGGGCGTTGAGCAGTGTACTGGAGGCTAACTCTACTCGCTCTTTTTCTCCTCTTTCTCCTCGCCTACAGCAGTGCTGTAGCGGTTCCGAGCGGCAGCTACATGGTGTACAGGATCGACGCTCAAGAGAGTGGGTCTGGAGTACCACCTTTCGTGGGCGAAGAGGCCGTAGCTATAATCTCCAGGAACAACCCCAGAATCAAGTTGCTAGTACAACTAAGCAACTTCACTGATGGGTCGCACGAACAAGTCTGCTACATTGGGGCGGGGGGCGGCGAGATTAGAATTCATGTCCTGAGCGCTAACTCTAGCTTCTATACTGTGCAGTACGCGTTTATACTCTACAATGCTACACTCGCGTGTAAGCACGAAGCTCAAAGTCTAGGCCTCTTCAGGGGGGTTGAGTGGGTACATGAAGGCAACTACCTGGTAGCACAGCCTAGAGCTTTGAATATCACGAGGTTACGCTACGTGTCTGCGCGGGACAACGGCGTCTACGATGAGGGCGGGAACCTGCTGGGGGAGTGGCTCTTCTGGCTACCAGAGGCAACGCTAAAGCAAGGCTACACCTTAGTCCTCGCGCACTTACACCCAGCTAAGATCTCTCCGGAGTTGAGCCTAGAGGGCTGTGGAGTGGCTGTCCTGCTGGGGGTGAACTTCTCCAAGGCAGTGAAAGGCCCCGGATACAGGGTTGGCAATGTAGTCATCCCGCCCACGAGCCTAGTCCAGGGCAGCACGGTGCGGTACGGCTTGCTCTACTCGCACGTAAAGTGCGAGGACAGGGCCTCAAGGGACTACGTTCTCTCACTCTACAGGACATACGTCTCTCCACCTCCAGAGCTCAAGGAACACGTCGCGGATAACAGTATCTGGACAATCAACACGGCTATGACGTCTTTTAACGTGAGCGGCGCCGAGCGGAAGCCATGGAGGCTAGTGCCTAGTGAAACCACTACGAATGTCTCGGGGGTTAGGTGCGTAATTACAACCAAGGGGGCTGATGTAGAGCTCTCCGGGAGGCTATTCCTGGTGCCTCCTCTCCTCTACTCCTATGAGGCGCTCTGGGACAGGAGTACCGGCGTACTGGTCGAGCTGTCCCAAGAACTCACTGAATTCCTGTTTAGTAGCGAGACCCCGGCAGTACTCTCGGAGTACCTCGGCTTTGAAGGAAAAGACGCCATCTACACTCTACTCTGCTTAAACTGCTACCTCTCCGTCAGGCTCGTAGATACAAATGTCTTGAAGCCTCCGAGCTACCTGGGCTCTCCAGGGAGGCCTGACACGCGCGTGGAGACGGCCTTCACGGCACTCATACTAGTAGGTGTCTTAGCCTGTGCCACGGGTGCTATGGGGTACGCTAGGAGTATCCTGAAACAAGTGAGGACTAGGCATTGGATCAGCGTAGCTAGAGCACGAGAGAGAGTTGCAGGAGCAGAGAACTAGTCCTCACCTAACCTCTAGGAGAGTACGGGCTTCTAGCCCTAGGCTCCTGCTTGCTTGAATGCAAGCTCGTCTACGCGTCTCAGCTTAAACCCGAAGGCTCTAGCGAGAGGCTCCGCCGTAACCTGCACGACTGGGTAGGGGCCCCCAGCAGCCAGCTCTCCAAAAGAAAAGAATAAGTAAGTTTTCGATGTACAGTAATATAAATGGGGGATGCCGAAACAGAAGCTTGTGTTTTTGTCGTTCATGCTGCTGTCGCTCTCGGCTGTAGCTTTTGCGACAACATGCAATAGGAGCTCTTCGACGTGGGCTTCCTCGGTCTCGGCGCTCGCAACAATAACTGGTAGCGACCCTTACTCCTCGACAGGCTACGCTGCGGGCATTGCCCGTGGAACTGATATTGGGTGTTTTATATGCCCTTCGAAGTTGGCATACATTAGGTTCATGAGCGAAGTCGACGTTCCATGGGAACATTGGGGGTAGTATGTGCCCATATTTGAGGGGGTCTTGGAGTTACTCTCCGGGAACCGCAGGCAGCTGGGTTGAGGCATACAGTTACACTGTGTGTAGCGATAATGGCGTAAAAGTAATAGCTTTCCTCTCGGGGTATTGTGCCACGTCAGTGGGCGTGTCTGGGCAATGCGCCGGAGGCTAGCCCTGCTTACTCTCTTACTCCTCTGCGCTCTCGTCTACGAGAGCGTTACAGCAATACCGAGCGGTAGCTACATGGTGTACAGGATTGAGCCGCGAGAAAGAATACAGAGAACAATGCGGCCACTGCACGAGGACGCTATGGCCATAATCTCTGAGCAGAACCCGAAGATCAAGTTTCTACTATTCCTGCATAACTTCACCAGCAGGAGGTCTACGCTGGTCTGCTACATTGGAGTGGGGGGCGGCGAGATTAGGGTTGCTGTTCTGGGCGCTAACTCCAGCTTCTACACTGTGCGGTACACGCTTGCGCTCTATAACGCTACACTTGCGTGCATGCACATAGCCCAAAACCTGAGCCTCTTCAGGGAAGTCGAGTGGGCACGTAAGGGCAGGTACCTGGTGACACGGCTGGACGTCTTCAACGTTACTAGGCTTCATTACGTGTCTGCGCGGGACAACGGCGTCTACGATGAGGGCGGGAACCTGCTGGGGGAGTGGCTCTTCTGGCTACCAGAGGCAACGCTAAAGCAAGGCTACACCCTAGTCCTCGCGCACTTACACCCAGCTGAGGCTACCCTGCCGTCAGGCGCAGAGGGTGATGGGGTTGCTGTCCTGCTGGGGGTGAACTTCTCCAAGGCAGTGAAAGGCCCCGGATACAGGGTTGGCAATGTAGTCATCCCGCCCACGAGCCTAGTCCAGGGCAGCACGGTGCAGAGTGAGGCGTTCCTGATACACTACAAGTGTAAAGACTCGTTTTCCAGGGACTCCCTTCTCGCGCTGCTCTTCAAATACTTCTACTCTTCTGCTCCTCCAGAGTTCAAGTTGTACGTTGTCGGCAACGATATCTGGGTCAATCACACGGCTATGACTTCCTTCAACAGGAGCGGCACTGAGCGGAAGCCATGGAGACTGGTACCGTACGAGTATGTTGTCATCAACTCCTCGGAGCTGGGGTGCATGCGCATAGACAGAGACGCGGTCGTAGAGCTCTCCGGGAAGATGTTCCTAGTGAGCCTCTTCTACTACAGGGCGCTCTGGGACAGGAGTACCGGCGTACTGGTCGAGCTGTCCCAAGAACCCAGCGAAAACCCGTTTAGTAGCGAGACCCCGGCAGTACTCTCGGAGTACCTCGGCTCCGAGCGTGGAGATTCCTTGTACGCTGTGCAGAGCATAGACTACTACTTCTCTCTCAGGCTGGTGGACACGAATGTTATAAAGCCACCAAGTCACCTGGGCTCTCCAGGGAGGCCTGACACGCGCGCGGAGAGCGTGCTTGTAGCCGCCGTTGTTGCAGGGGTGCTCCTGTACGCTACGGGAATCGTCGGCCGCGCTGTGGGGAGTGTCCTGAAGAAACCAAGTGGCAGTAAAAAGGAGAGTGCGCGCGCAAGGGGCTAAGCCTTGCCGACCTTCTCGAAGAGTATGGGTGCTTCACTCACGCTGTAGGCTTCCACCTGCCCGAACGCTAGCCGGTCCACGCGCCTCAGCTGGAACCCGAAGGCTCTGGCGAGGGACTCCGCCGTGGCCGGCATGACTGGGTAGAGGAGGTTTGTCGCTATCCTGAGTGCCTCCAGGACGTTGTAGAGCGGCTCGCGGGGGTCTTCGAGGGACCACGGCTGGGTCTTGTTCATGTACCCGTTCGCCTCCCTGAGCAGGTCGAGTACTGTTGAGAGAGCCTCCGAGACCCTAACTTCCTGCATGAGCCTCCCAACTTTCTCGACCGTAGAGTTTGACAGCTGCTCGAGGCCGGGGTCGGGGCCCGCCCTCTCCACTCTACCTCCTAGCTTGCGCATTGCGAGCACCCCCGCCCTGCGGACGAGGTTGCCGTACGTGTCTGCTAGCTCGCTGTTGTAGATGTTGTCGAGGAGGCTCTGGTCGAACTCGACGTCCTTATCGAGGTTCAAGAGCCTCATCAAGAGGTACCTCACGGCGTCCGGGGACTTGTACCTCTCGACTAAGTCGTCTATGAGGACGACGTTGCCCACGCTCTTACCCATCTTCAGCCCCCTGTTTACGATGTAGGCGTGGACGATGAGCCTCTTCGGGGGGCTCAGGCCCAGCATCCTCAGGACGGAGAACCATATGGCGCTGTGGAACCAGAGGATGTCTTTCCCGATAATGTGGTGCGCCTCAGCCCAGTACTTCTCGAAGCTGTTGTTGTCCCTCATGAAGCCCACCCCGGTGAGGTAGTTCAGGAGCGCGTCGATCCACACGTACGCCACGTAGTCCCTGTCGAACGGTAGCTCCACGCCCCAGTAGA contains these protein-coding regions:
- a CDS encoding cyclase family protein, yielding MEHTSTHVDSPAHFVENAETIDAVPLERFTGTWVVVDVQDLPQRAEIGVGVLEERLAGVLDELGPG
- the metG gene encoding methionine--tRNA ligase, whose translation is MPGKAFYVTTPIYYPNDIPHIGHAYTTVLADVLARWYRLNGHDVFFLTGTDEHGLKLQRTAEKAGKTPKEFVDSMVPVFKKYWSLLEINYSRFIRTTDPDHEELVKKVFEELYSRGYIYKGKYSGWYCVSCEKFYSEGEYVEQGGQKLCPIHNKPLELVEEETYFLKLSALQEEVTRLIEEGGIVFPEGYAREILSRIKKEGLRDLSVARPKSRVYWGVELPFDRDYVAYVWIDALLNYLTGVGFMRDNNSFEKYWAEAHHIIGKDILWFHSAIWFSVLRMLGLSPPKRLIVHAYIVNRGLKMGKSVGNVVLIDDLVERYKSPDAVRYLLMRLLNLDKDVEFDQSLLDNIYNSELADTYGNLVRRAGVLAMRKLGGRVERAGPDPGLEQLSNSTVEKVGRLMQEVRVSEALSTVLDLLREANGYMNKTQPWSLEDPREPLYNVLEALRIATNLLYPVMPATAESLARAFGFQLRRVDRLAFGQVEAYSVSEAPILFEKVGKA
- a CDS encoding ATP-binding cassette domain-containing protein; translation: MEVVVAEHLWKRFGPTVALRDVSLRVEEGVYLLLGPNGSGKSTMLKLVVGFLKPTRGRITVLGYTPWRDYTRLGERVAYAFEGMPLPWWMTGREFVEGYCRLRGCDDEMLAQACGRLGVLDYWDRPIFGYSSGMKKKLLLLMALAARADLYVLDEPFTLLDRKSLEETCSLIAQLPGKATLIATHIIPDPVKETKPSVIEFYEGTITNVRRE
- a CDS encoding HAD family hydrolase; the encoded protein is MLLPPGRVYVFDVDGVLVDASERLREALERVGARGASSPDELEPWARQRFWELFLSEELLALDRPREVGIRLLLDRLGRGVVLVLTGRPYRLYRVTLRELSGFGVPVEKVILSMRPRGDRRRDVEFKASVLARIPDVAEVHDDEPGVLEAARRLHPGARLFLHRGDSYELVP
- a CDS encoding PD-(D/E)XK nuclease family protein encodes the protein MKEILDRLEENTQVTKALQEQVAEHSRVIAEHTRAIRDLYRLVSALGARWGLLSEEAFRLAMADLLQGFGGRVEEWVSYNEEGLVYGQPSPVEVDLVVRDGEHILVEVKSSVSRGDVYEFWRVAQFYERKTGIKPRLVIVSPSVDSRAQQAAERLGIKVLSGAEGV